Below is a genomic region from Rhodospirillum centenum SW.
TCGGCTGCTTGCTCGCCGGGATGGAGATCTTCTCGCCGGTCCGGGGGTTGCGCCCCTCCGACGCCGCGCGCTCGGCCACGCCGAACGTACCGAACCCCACCAGCCGCACCTCGTCGCCCTTCGTCAGAGCGCTGGTGATCCCATCGAATACCGCGTCGACGGCCTTGTTGGCGTCGGCCTTGGACAGGCCCGCCGCTTCGGCGACCGCGGCAACGAGATCGTTCTTGTTCACAGAAGGCCCCCCTTCGTCAGCAAGAGATAAAACGACAGAAGTGCGCCCTCACAATGCCGGCGCGCGTCTGAACCAAGTCCCGCCGCCCCGCAATCCGAAGGGGTGCGGCGGGACCACAATTCACACGATTTCGCGCCTCACTTCAATGCCGAATCACCTCTTCCCGGCCGTCCTCGGCCGGTTTGGCGGGGGCTGCGGCGACATCGTCCGGCTCCGACCATTCGATCGCAACCGGCGCTTGCGTCAATGCATTGGCGAGAACCTCATCCACCGTGGAGACGGGTATGATGCTCATGCCCTTCTTGACGTTGTCCGGAATGTCCGCGAGGTCCTTCTCGTTCTCCTTCGGGATCAGGACGGTCTTGATTCCACCGCGCAGCGCGGCGAGCAGCTTCTCCTTCAGCCCGCCGATGGGGAGCACCCGGCCGCGCAGGGTGATCTCGCCCGTCATCGCCACGTCCTTGCGGACGGGAATGCCGGAGAGCACCGAGACGATCGAGGTGATCATGGCGACGCCGGCAGACGGGCCGTCCTTGGGCGTCGCCCCCTCGGGCACATGGACATGGATGTCCTTGCGCTCGAACAGGGTCGGCTTGATGCCGTACTGGACGGCGCGCGACTTCACGAAGCTCTCGGCCGCTTGGACAGACTCCTTCATCACGTCGCCGAGCTTGCCGGTGGTCGTGACCTTGCCCTTGCCGCGCAGCATGACGGATTCGATGGAGAGCAGCTCGCCGCCCACCTCCGTCCAGGCGAGGCCGGTGACGACGCCGACCAGATCCTCCAGCTCCGCCTCGCCGAAGCGGTAGCGCCGGACGCCCGCATACTTCTCAAGGTTCTTCCGGGTGACCTGGACCTTGGCGGTCCCCTTCATCAGGATTTCCTTGATCGCCTTGCGGGCCAGGTTGGCGATCTCCCGCTCCAGGTTCCGGACGCCGGCCTCGCGGGTGTAGTAGCGGATGAGGTCGCGCAGAGCGTCGTCGGAGATGCTGAACTCGCCCGGCTTCAGGCCGTGCGTGGACACCTGCTTGTCCATCAGGTGCCGCTTGCAGATCTCGACCTTCTCATCCTCCGTGTAGCCGGCGATGCGGATGATCTCCATGCGGTCCAGCAGCGGCTGCGGCATGCGCAGCGTGTTGGCCGTGCAGACGAACATCACGTCCGAAAGGTCGTAATCGACCTCCAGATAATGGTCGTTGAAGGTGCTGTTCTGCTCCGGGTCCAGCACCTCCAGCAGCGCCGACGACGGATCGCCGCGCCAGTCGGCACCGAGCTTGTCGATCTCGTCCAGCAGGAACAGCGGGTTCGAGGACTTGGCCTTCTTCATGCCCTGGACGACCTTGCCGGGCATGGAACCGATATAGGTGCGCCGATGCCCCCTCACCTCGGCCTCGTCGCGGACGCCGCCGAGCGACATGCGGACGAAGTTGCGGCCGGTCGCCTTGGCGATGGACTTGCCCAGCGAGGTCTTGCCGACGCCGGGCGGGCCGACGAGGCAGAGGATGGGGCCGCGCACCTTGTCCATGCGCTGCTGCACGGCGAGGTATTCGAGGATGCGCTCCTTGACCTTCTCAAGGCCGAAATGGTCCGTGTCGAGGATCTTCTCGGCCAGCCGGATGTCCTTCTTGATCTTGGTGCGCTTCTTCCACGGCAGCGACAGGATCCAGTCGAGGTAATTGCGCACCACCGTGGCCTCGGCCGACATCGGGCTCATGGTGCGGAGCTTCTTGACCTCGGCCAGCGCCTTCTCCCGCGCCTCCTTGGACAGGCGGGTCTTGTTGATCTTCTCCTCGATCTCCGCGACCTCGTCCTTGCCGTCCTCGGACTCGCCAAGCTCCTTCTGGATGGCCTTGAGCTGCTCGTTCAGATAGTACTCGCGCTGCGTCTTCTCCATCTGCCGCTTGACGCGGTTGCGGATGCGCTTCTCCACCTGGAGCACGCCGATCTCGCCTTCCATGAAGGCATAGACCCGCTCCAGCCGCTCCGAGACGGTGGCCGTCTCCAGGAGCTGCTGCTTCTCCGGAATCTTGAGCTGGAGGTGCGAGGCAATGGTGTCCGCGAGCTTGCCGGCCTCGTCGATCTGGTTGATCGAGACCAGCACCTCGGGCGGGATCTTCTTGTTGAGCTTGATGTACTGCTCGAACTGGGAGACGACGGCGCGGGACAGCGCCTCAAGCTCCTGCGGCTCGCCCTGGTTCTCGTCGATCACCTCGGCATAGGCCTGGAAGAACTCCTCGTTCTCCTCGAACTTCACGACGCTGGCGCGGCGGCCGCCTTCGACCAGCACCTTCACGGTGCCGTCGGGCAGCTTCAGGAGTTGCAGCACGGTGCCGACCGTGCCGACGCTGAAGATGTCGGCCGGGGTCGGATCGTCCTGCGAGGCGTTCTTCTGCGTCACGAGGAGGATCTGCTTGTCGTCCTTCATGACGTCCTCAAGGGCGCGGACCGACTTCTCGCGGCCCACGAACAGGGGAACGATCATGTGCGGAAAGACGACGATGTCTCTCAGCGGAAGCACCGGGTAGAGAGCACCACGGGGGATATCCAGCATAATGCAGAGCCTTCCCATCAGTCTTTGCCGTCAGCCCCCGTTGGGCCCGGTCCGCCGGGGCGCCCAATCCAGGCACGCCCCTTGCGGCGACGGCTTTGCTGGTAACGTGGCACACGCCCCACCCCCCTTCAAGGGCTTGAACCCGAAGGTGTAGGGTTGCACAGGGCTTGTCACGGTCGAGCGCCCGGCCGGAACGGGGGGGGCTCCACCCGGTTTCCCCGTCCGGGTCCAGGCGGACTCTCCCACCCCGCCCGGACGGGGAAGGCCGGAACGCGAACGGCCGGCACCCCTGGACAGGGTGCCGGCCGTTGCCGGATCAGTCGGAACCGCGATACAGCCGGGGTGCGGCGGACGCCAGGGCCTCAGGCGCCGGGAGCGACCTCGCTGCGGCGGTCGGAGTAGATGTAGAGCGGCTTGGCGCGGCCCTCCACCACCTCCTTGTTGATGACGATCTCCTCAACGCCCTGAAGGCCCGGAAGATCGAACATCGGCTCCAGCAGGATCGATTCCATGATGGAGCGCAGGCCGCGGGCGCCGGTCTTGCGCTGGATCGCCTTGACCGCGATGGAGCGCAGGGCCTCCTCATGGATGCCGAGCTTCACGTCCTCCATCTCGAAAAGGCGCTGGTACTGCTTGACGAGCGCGTTCTTCGGCTTGGTCAGAATCTCGATCAGCGCGTTCTCGTCCAGGTCGTGCAGCGTGGCGACCACGGGCAGACGGCCGACGAACTCGGGGATCAGGCCGAACTTCAGCAGATCCTCGGGCTCCACCTCGCGCAGGATGTCCCCCGTGCGCCGCTCGTCCGGGGCGCGGACATCGGCACCGAAGCCGATCGACGTGCCCTTGCCGCGGGCGGCGATGATCCGCTCCAGCCCGGCGAAGGCGCCGCCGCAGATGAACAGGATGTTGGTGGTATCGACCTGCAGGAATTCCTGCTGCGGGTGCTTGCGCCCGCCCTGCGGCGGCACCGAGGCGACGGTGCCCTCCATGATCTTCAGCAGGGCCTGCTGCACGCCCTCGCCGGAGACGTCGCGGGTTATGGACGGGTTGTCCGACTTGCGGCTGATCTTGTCGACCTCGTCGATGTAGACGATGCCGCGCTGCGCCCGTTCGACATTGTAGTCGGCGGCCTGGAGCAGCTTGAGGATGATGTTCTCCACATCCTCGCCGACATAACCCGCCTCGGTCAGCGTCGTCGCGTCCGCCATGGTGAAGGGGACATCGATGATCCGCGCCAGCGTCTGGGCCAGGAGCGTCTTGCCCGAGCCGGTCGGGCCGATCAGAAGAATGTTGGACTTCGCCAGTTCGACGTCGTTGTGTTTGGCGCCGTGGGCGAGGCGTTTGTAGTGGTTGTGGACCGCGACGGAGAGGACCCGCTTGGCATGCTCCTGGCCGATCACGTAGTCGTCCAGGACCGCACAGATGTCCCGCGGTGACGGGACCCCGTCGCGGGACTTCACCAGCGTGGTCTTGTTCTCCTCGCGGATGATGTCCATGCACAGCTCGACGCATTCATCGCAGATGAACACGGTGGGGCCGGCAATGAGCTTGCGTACCTCATGCTGGCTCTTTCCGCAGAAGGAGCAGTAGAGGGTATTCTTGGAGTCGCCGCCGGTCGACTTGGTCATATCAGCTCCGTACAGCACCGGAAGGCGATGAGGCTGCGCCGGCCCGGCTTGGCCGTCGGCCCGCGCGCCCGGACACCCCGGTGTCCATGTCTAGGGGCCCTTCTACCCCGGAACCGCGTGCCGCGCACGAGGTTCCCGGCCCCGGGAAACCGGCGAGGCAGACCGGACGCGCCGCCCTGCCCCGCTATTGAACAACACGCAAAGCGCGGCAATCAATACCTTGTTGGGGGTCCGCCTACGGACGACACCCCATGTCACGCCGCCTGACTGTTCGGAGCGCTGTTCGGACGGTTGGAGAAGACCTCGTCGATCAGCCCGAAAGCCTTCGCCTCCTCCGGGCTCATGAACTTGTCGCGCTCCACCGCCTTCTCGATCACGTCCAGATTCTGGCCGGTATGCCGCTGGAAGATCTCGTTCAGCCGCTGGCGCATGCGCAGGATCTCCTGCGCCTGGATCTCGATGTCCGCCGCCTGCCCCTGGGCACCGCCCGAAGGCTGGTGGATCATGATCCGGCTGTTCGGCAGCGAGTAGCGCCGACCGGCACCACCGCCCGCCAGCAGCAGGGCGCCCATGCTGGCCGCCTGTCCGACGCAGATCGTAGCCACCGGGCAGCGGATGTACTGCATGGTGTCGTAGATCGCCAGCCCGGAGGTGACGTAGCCGCCCGGAGAATTGATGTAGAAGGAGATCTCCTTGTTCGGATTCTCCGCCTCCAGGAACAGGAACTGGGCGCAGACGAGGCTGGCCACCGCGTCGTTGACGCCGCCCACCAGGAAGATGATGCGCTCCTTCAGGAGGCGCGAATAGATGTCGTAGGCCCGCTCGCCACGGTTGGTCTGTTCGACCACCATCGGCACCAGGGCGTTCATCTGCGGCTCGATCATGACCTTCGCTCTGCTCCTCGTCCGCGGCGGGCGGCCCCCGACCGGGGGCCGCATCTGCCCGACCGCCGCAGCTTACGCTGCCGCGGTCGGCCCCTCGTCCTCCTCCGGATCCCGCATCAGGTCCTCGACCGACACGGTCCGCTCCGTCAGCTTAACCTGTCCGAGGATGAAGTCGACGACCTTGTCCTCGAAGATCGGGGCGCGGAGCCCCTCGACGGCCTGCGGGTTGTTCCGGAAGAAGTCGAACACCTGCCGCTCCTGCCCGGGGTAACGCTGCGCCTCGGCGACCACCGCCTGGCCCAGTTCGTCCCGCGTGACAGTGATATTGTTCCGCCGACCGACTTCGGAAAGGAGCAGACCCAGACGGACGCGGCGCTCGGCGATGGCACGGTACTCCGCCTTCAGCCCCTCCTCGTCCTTCTCCTTGTCCTCGGGGTCGGCCTCGCCGTCCTTCAGCTCCTGCTGCAGGCGGCGCCAGATCTGGTCGAACTCGATGTCCACCATGCCGGTCGGCACGGGGAAGTCGTGCGTCTCGGCCAGCCGGTCGAGGAGCTGGCGCTTCGCGCGCATCCGCGACATGGAGGCGTAGTCGGCCTGCATGCGCTCGCGGATGGCATCGCGCATGCCGGCGAGGTCGTCGAAGCCGAAGGACTTGGCGAAGTCCTCGTCGATCTCCGCGGCCTTCGGCACGCGGATGTCCTTCACGTCCACCTCGAACACGGCTTCCTTACCGGACAGCTCGGCGGCGTGGTAATTCTCCGGGAAGGTGACGGTGACCGTGCGGTGCTCGCCCTTGGCGGCGCCGACGAGCTGGTCCTCGAAGCCCGGGATGAAGGAGCCGGAGCCCAGCTCCAGCTCGTGGTCCTCGCCCTTCATGCCGGGGCGCTTCTCACCGTCCACGGAGCCGTCGAAGTCGATCACGACGATGTCGCCCGACTGAGCCGGACGCTCTGCTTCCAGCGGAGCGCTGGTCTTGCGGTTGGCCGCGATGCGCTTCAGGCCGTCGTCCACCATGGCGTCGGCGACCTCGACGACCGGCTTCTCCACGGCAATGGCCGCCATGTCGGCCGGCTCGAAGTCCGGCAGCAGCTCGACGGCCATGCTGAATTCCAGGTCGGAGCCGGCCTCGAACTTCGTCACCTCGACCTTCGGCTGGAGCGCCGGGCGGAGCTTGTGCTCCTCGACCGCCTTGGCCGAGCCGTCGTTGACAGCCTGCTCCAGCACCTCGCCCATCACCGACTGGCCGTAGCGCTGCTTCAGCAGGGCCATCGGCACCTTGCCCGGGCGGAAGCCGGGGATCTTGATGGTCTTGCCGATTTCCGACAGCCGGTTCGCCACGCGGGTTTCGATCTCGTCCGCGGGAACGGTGACCTTGAATTCACGGCGAAGGCCGTCGGCGCTGGTCTCGGTGATCTGCATGGGACGGAATGCCTGTCTTCTTTCTGGCTCGCCTCAGCCGCCGAGCGCGGCCGGTGGCTCCCCGCGCGTCGGGGCGCGGTGGGTTGCGGTCTCATCTCTGGTGCGGGCGGAGGGACTTGAACCCACACGTCTTTCGACACTGGAACCTAAATCCAGCGCGTCTACCAGTTCCGCCACGCCCGCGCCGATACGGAAGGGGCGCGCGGAAACGCCCGTCCCCTTTCGGGCCGGATGGGTCTATAGCACCCGGTCCGGCCCGTAAACAGGAATTTCTCGGCGCAAGCCGCGGCCCGCGGCGACTAATCCTTCCGGTCCAGCAGCACCTGGGCCGCAGCATCCAGGATGGCATCCGCATCCAGCCCGTGTACCCGGTAGAGGTCCGGAATGTCGGCGGACTGGCCGAATCCCTCCACCCCCAGCGCCGCCACCCGGTGGCCGCGGACGGCCCCCAGCCAGGACAGTGCCGCCGGATGTCCGTCCAGCACGGTGACCAGCCCGGCCCGCCGCGGCAGCCGGGAGAGCAGCCGGTCGGCCGGGCTCTGCGCATCTGCCTCCCCCGCCTGGCGGGCGGCCCGGGCGGCGGTCCAGCCCTGGTGCAGCCGGTCGGCCGAGGTGACGGCCAGCAGGCCGGCGCCGGGCACGTCCTCCCGGATCTGCTCGAACGCCGCCAGCGCCTCCGGCATGACGACGCCGGAGCAGACGATGGCCAGGTCCGCGTCCGGCGCCGGCTCGCGCAGCCAGTAGCCGCCCTCGATCACCGCGTCGCGCAGGGGCGCGTCCAGGGTCCGCACCGGCTGGTCGAGCTGGCGGGTGGAGAGACGGAGATAGACCGAGCCGCCGTCGGGCTGCTGCATCCAGCGGAAGCCCCAGGCCAGGATGGCGGCCAGTTCGTCCACATAGGCCGGCTCGAAGCTGGCGAGCTTCGGCAGGCCCATGCCGATCAGGGGCGTGGCGATGGACTGGTGCGCCCCGCCCTCCGGCGCCAGGGAGATGCCGCTGGGCGTCGCCACCACCATGAAGCGGGCATCCTGGTAGAGCGCATAGTTGAAGGCATCCAGTCCGCGCTTCACGAACGGGTCGTAGAGCGTGCCGATCGGCAGCAGCCGCGTCCCGAACAGGTCGTGGCTGAGACCGAGCGCGCCGAGCATGAGGAAGAGGTTGTGCTCGGCGATGCCCAGCTCGATGTGCTGGCCGTCCGGGCTGCCCTGCCAGCGCTGGGCGGAGACGACCTTCTGCTCCTTGAAGATGTCCTCCCGCAGGGTGCGGTCGAACAGGCCGCGCCGGTTGACCCAGGCGCCCAGGTTGGTGGAGACGGTGACATCGGGCGAGGTGGTGACGATGCGCGCCGCCAGATCGCCCGAGTCCTTGGCGATCTCCCCCAGGATGCGGCCGAATCCCTCCTGCGTGGATTGCCGCGCCCCCTGCGGTACGGCGAAACCGTCGGGGACCGGCACCGCAGGCGCCGAGAGGCGGCGCTCCCCGCCGGAGACGAAGGGCACCTCCCGCAGGAACTCCTCCAGCTCCGCCGCGGGAACGTCGAGGCCGGCGAAGCGGTCCCACTCCTGCCCGTCCGGCACGGCGCAGCGCGCCTTGAAGGCGGCGACCTGATCCGGGTTCATCAGGCCGGAATGGTTGTCCTTGTGCCCCGCGAAGGGCAGGCCGCGGCCCTTCACCGTGTAGGCGATGAAGCAGGCCGGCCGCTCCCCCTCCACCCCGTGGAACGCCTCCAGCAGGGTCGGCAGGTCGTGGCCCGCCAGATTGGTCATGAGATCGGCCAGGGCATCGTCGTCATGCGCGTCCAGCAGCGCGCGGATGCCCGCGACCTCCCCCAGGTCACGCTTCAGCACCTCGCGCCACGCGGCCCCGCCCTTGAAGGTCAGGGCCGAATAGAGCTGGTTCGGGCAGTTGTCGATCCAGTCGCGCAGGGCATCACCACCCGGCCGCTCGAACGCGGCCTGGAGCTTCTTGCCGTACTTCAGGATCACGACGTTCCAGCCGAGCGAGCGGAACATGCCCTCGATCGGAACCCAGAGCTTGTCGGAGACGATGCTGTCCAGGCTCTGGCGGTTGTAGTCGATGATCCACCAGGTGTTCCGCAGGTCGTGCTTCCAGCCCTCCAGCATCGCCTCGAAGACGTTGCCCTCATCCAGCTCGGCATCGCCGACGATGGCGATCATGCGGCCTTCCGGCTGGCGGCTGAGTCCCTTCAGGCGGACATAGTCCTGCACCAGGGAGGCGAAGGCGGTGCCGGCGACACCCAGGCCGACCGAGCCGGTGGAGAAGTCCACGTCCGCCGTGTCCTTGGTGCGCGAGGGATAGCTCTGCGCCCCGCCGAGGGCGCGGAACGCTTCCAGCTTCTCCCGCTGCTGCCGGCCCAGCAGGTACTGGATGGCGTGGAAGACGGGGCTCGCGTGCGGCTTCACCGCCACCCGGTCCTGCGGCCGCAGCACGTCGAAATAGAGCGCGGTCAGGATGGTGGCGACCGAGGCCGAGGACGCCTGATGCCCGCCGACCTTCAGCCCGTCGCGGCTGGGGCGGAGATGGTTCGCGTTGTGGATCATCCAGGTGCTGAGCCACAGCACCTTCTTCTCCAGCGCGCGCAGCATCCGCAGGCGGCGGTCGGCGCCGGCCACGCTGCCGGCAGGGGTGAACATCGTCGTGTCAGGCATGAGGCGTCTTTCGGGCCAGGCGTCTCCGGACCCCGCGCCGGCGGGCGACCGCCGCACGGGTCCCGACTATATAGAGCGCCGGCCCTTCCTGCGGAACAGCGGTGACGGGGTGCGCATCATCCCTGAAGAGCGCGGGCGCCGGCGACACACCGGAACGGCCGGGCTCACGGGCTGGCGTCGAACTGGGCGAGGAAGCTGGAGAGGGCCATGGTGCGGATCTCATGCGCGCAGGCGTCGCCACGGCCCAGGGTCCAGACCACCACCCGCACATGCGGCCGCCCCATCGGATCGTCGGTCACCGCGACCACCTGCGCCATCTCGGATACGTCATCCCCCAGCACCCGCCGGAACAGCCGGCCTGTCAGGGCTGCCGGATCGCCCCCGGCGGTGTCCGGTGCCCTGTCCTCATCCGCATCTTCATCCGGCAGGTCGATCCCGGCCAGCATGTCGCCCCCTTCCCGCCCGTCATGCGGGTGGTCCGTGCCGCGATCCTCCCACGCCGGCGGACCCGGCGCGGGCCGCTCAGCGGTCCCGGCACGGTCACCCCCTGCCAAGAGGGTTAACCATGTCATGATCAAACCCTAGTCCAGAGTGTGGATTCGGGCAACGGGGTGCGCCAGCCCCGGACGGGCTGGCCGCGGGGAAGTCATCCACAGGATGCGCAACACTGCGCAACGGCTTCCTGCCCGTTGTTGCGTGGCCGGACGGGGCGAGGACCGGATGCCGCGGGGCCACTCAGGCGTCGGCCTTCAGCCGGCGCAGCACCGCAGGCAGCGCCTCCGGCAGATCCTCGGCGATCAGGCCGGGGCCGACGGCGCGGCCGGCTTCCCCGTGCAGCCAGGCCCCGGCACAGGCGGCGTCGAACCCGTCCATGCCCTGCGCCAGCAGCCCCACGATCAGCCCGGCCAGCACGTCGCCGCTGCCGGCCGTCGCCAGATCGGGCGGCGCGTTGGTGGTGACGGCGGCGCGGCCGTCCGGATGCGCCACCACCGTGTCCGCCCCCTTCAGCAGCACGACGGCGCCACAGGCGCGCGCGGCGGCACGGGCGCGATCCAGCCGGCTGCCCGGCAGGGGGCCGAACAGGCGGACGAATTCGCCGTCGTGCGGGGTCAGCACCCAGCGGTCGTGCAGCCGCAGGGCCAAGGGCTCCAGTCCGCCGGCGAAACTGGTGAAGACGTCCGCGTCCAGCACGCCGCTGCGGTCGCGGGCCAGCGCCGCCAGCACGCGGGTCGCCAGCGCCTCGCCCGGACCGGCCCCGGGACCGAGCAGGACGGCGTTACGCCGCGGATCGTCCAGCAGCGCCTCGAACGCCGCCCCGTCGGGGGCGGGCAGCACGATGGCCGACGGCAGGGAAAGGGCGTAGAGCGTCACCGTCTCCGGCGGGGCGGCGATGGTGACCAGCCCGGCCCCGGCCCGCAGCGCGGCCCGCGCCGCCAGCCGGGCGGCCCCGGTCATGACGGCGCCGCCCAGCACCAGGGCATGGCCGCGGCTGTACTTGTGCCCCTCCGGCCGCGGCCAGGGATAGCGTGCGCCCCAGAGCCGGGGGCCGTTCTCCCAGGTGCGCGGGGCGATCGCCTCCACCACGCCGTCGGGAATGCCGATGTCCGCCAGCACCACCTCGCCGCAGAGGAGCCGGCCGGGCAGCAGCACATGCGCCGGCTTGCGGCGGTGGAAGGTGACGGTCAGGTCCGCCCGCGGCGCACAGCCCAGCACGGCACCATCGTCGCCGCGGACCCCGCTGGGCACGTCCACCGCCAGCAGCGGCAGGGCGCGGCGCCCGATCTCCCCCACAATGTCGGCTGCGGGACCGTCCAGCGGGCGCGAGAGGCCGGCGCCGAACAGGGCGTCGATCACCAGCCCCGCCCCGTCGAGCACGCCGGTCTCCAGCCGCTCCACCGGAGCCGTCCAGCCCGACGCCGCCCATGCCGCGTCCCCCCGGAGCGCCGCGACCTCCCCCAGCAGGGCCAGCCGGACAGGCCAGCCCCGCTCCGCCAGGAGGTGGGCCGCCACGAATCCGTCACCGCCATTGTTCCCGGGACCGCAGAGAACGGCGACCGGACAGGGCGACCAGCGGGCCAGCGCAGCCGCGGCCACCGCCGCGCCCGCCCGCTCCATCAGGACGGGTCCGGGCACCCCGGCGGCCATCGCCGCCCGGTCGGCCCGGCCCATCTCCGCCACGGTCAGCAGTTCGTCCGCCATGGCAGCGCTCCTGACCTGTCCCGGACCGGACGTTCAGAAGTGGTCGGCGCGGACCACTTCCACATCCGAAAGATAGACGATGCCGGTGTAGTTCTCCAGCAGAGCGTGTATCTCTGCCAGCAGGGTGCGGGCGAGGTCCTCATGCGCGATCACCAGGATCATGACGGTGCGGTAGGTGTCGAACACCTCCCCGCCGCCCATCATCCCCCGGTGGCCCTGGCCGGACACGTCGGGGATCAGGGTATAGCCGGTCGCCCCCAGCTCGCGGATGCGACCCAGGATGGTGGGCGCCCGCGCCCGCTCGACGACGATCTCCACCCGCTTGCGCCGATGCGTTTCCATGCTGGCCTCCTCAGACGAAGCCCAGAGCGCGGGCCGCCGCGAAGTAGAGCGGAATGCCCACGACCACGTTGAAGGGGAAGGTTATCACGAGCGACAGCGTGACATAGACGGCCGGATTCGCCTGCGGCAGGGCCAGCCGCATGGCCGCCGGCACCGCGATGTAGGAGGCACTGGCCGTCAGCACCGCCAGCAGCGTGGCCCCGCCCAGCGACAGGCCCAGCAGCCAGGCCGTCCCCAGCCCCGCCGCCGCCCCCAGGAGCGGCATGTAGAGGCCGAAGGCCAGCAGCGGCGCCGACAGGGCCTTGACGCTGCGGAGCTGGCGCGCGGCCACCAGTCCCATGTCCAGCAGGAACAGGCAGAGCACGCCGTTGAAGATGTCCGCCACGAAAGGCTTCACCATGAGCATGCCGCGCTCGCCGGTGGCCCAGCCGATCAGGAATCCGCCGACCAGCACCACGACGCTGGCGTTCAGCAGGATCTCGCGCAGCAGCTCCTGCGACAGGAAAGCGTCCTTGCGGGCGGCCCCGGGCACCGTTCCGCCCTGGCGTGCCAGGGCACGGCGGGCGAGGAACAGGCCGCTGACGATGGCCGGTGTCTCCATCAACGCCATCATGGCCACGAGGTAGCCTTCGTAGCCGATTCCCTGTCCGGTGACGAACTGGCTGCCGGTGACGAAGGTGACGATGCTGATGGACCCGTAATGCGCCGCCACGGCGCCGGCATCCACCGGGCCGATGCGGGTCAGGGCGCGCAGCAGCGCGTAGGCCAGGAAGGGCAGCGCTGCGCTGAGCAGCAGGGCCGCGAGCATGGCGGCGACGACGCCCCCGCCCGCCCCGTTGGCGGCCAGGGCTGCGCCGCCTTTGAAGCCGATGGCGAACATCAGATAGATCGCCAGGGCACGCCCCACGGCCTCGGGAATGTCGAGGTCAGAGCGCGCCACCGCCGCAGCGAAACCCAGCGCGAAGCTGAGCACCATCGGCGAGATCAGATTGGTCAGTCCAAGCTGGATGAGGTCCGACATGCCAGTCCCCGGCGCAGCCTTCCCCTCCGGCGCACGGGCCCGTCCGGGGAAACCGCGGTCGTTGGAGGTTGAGGGGAAGAAGGGGGATGGGGCGATGGATGGGACTCGAACCCACGACCACTCGGACCACAACCGAGGGCTCTACCAACTGAGCTACCATCGCCGTCGGAGGCCGCTCTATGCCCCAGTCGCCCCCCCGGCGTCAAGGCCCCGGTTACGAAAAATCGCAGAGACCGCGACCAGGGCAGGATACCAGGGGGCACTGCCGTCATGGCGCCCAATTGCCCATTTTATGGGCATGCGCCTGCTTCATTTCGCGGCAGCCGAGGAAGGTTCCCGATGCCGATATGCCGTTGGGCCTGACAAGTCCGGGTGGCATGATGCATGCTAACGGATCGGACGTGCCGCATCCGCGGGGTGCCGGCCGCAAACGGAGCTTCAGGACCCGATGAAGAAGATCGAAGCCATCATAAAGCCCTTCAAGCTCGATGAGGTTAAGGAAGCCCTGCACGAGGTCGGGATCAAGGGCATCACCGTGACCGAAGCGAAGGGATTCGGCCGCCAGAAGGGCCACACGGAGCTTTATCGCGGCGCCGAATACGTCGTCGATTTCCTGCCCAAGGTGAAGATCGAGATCGTGATGGACGACGTGCTGGTGGACCGCGCCATCGAGGCGATCCAGCAGGCGGCGCACACCGGGCGCATCGGGGACGGCAAGATCTTCGTCACCCCCGTCGAGGAGGTCATCCGCATCCGCACCGGCGAACGCGGCTCCGACGCCATCTGAACCGATTCGGCGCGGCGGAGGCCTGGGCCGCCCGCGCCACGCTCCGAC
It encodes:
- a CDS encoding transketolase-like TK C-terminal-containing protein: MPDTTMFTPAGSVAGADRRLRMLRALEKKVLWLSTWMIHNANHLRPSRDGLKVGGHQASSASVATILTALYFDVLRPQDRVAVKPHASPVFHAIQYLLGRQQREKLEAFRALGGAQSYPSRTKDTADVDFSTGSVGLGVAGTAFASLVQDYVRLKGLSRQPEGRMIAIVGDAELDEGNVFEAMLEGWKHDLRNTWWIIDYNRQSLDSIVSDKLWVPIEGMFRSLGWNVVILKYGKKLQAAFERPGGDALRDWIDNCPNQLYSALTFKGGAAWREVLKRDLGEVAGIRALLDAHDDDALADLMTNLAGHDLPTLLEAFHGVEGERPACFIAYTVKGRGLPFAGHKDNHSGLMNPDQVAAFKARCAVPDGQEWDRFAGLDVPAAELEEFLREVPFVSGGERRLSAPAVPVPDGFAVPQGARQSTQEGFGRILGEIAKDSGDLAARIVTTSPDVTVSTNLGAWVNRRGLFDRTLREDIFKEQKVVSAQRWQGSPDGQHIELGIAEHNLFLMLGALGLSHDLFGTRLLPIGTLYDPFVKRGLDAFNYALYQDARFMVVATPSGISLAPEGGAHQSIATPLIGMGLPKLASFEPAYVDELAAILAWGFRWMQQPDGGSVYLRLSTRQLDQPVRTLDAPLRDAVIEGGYWLREPAPDADLAIVCSGVVMPEALAAFEQIREDVPGAGLLAVTSADRLHQGWTAARAARQAGEADAQSPADRLLSRLPRRAGLVTVLDGHPAALSWLGAVRGHRVAALGVEGFGQSADIPDLYRVHGLDADAILDAAAQVLLDRKD
- a CDS encoding bifunctional ADP-dependent NAD(P)H-hydrate dehydratase/NAD(P)H-hydrate epimerase; its protein translation is MADELLTVAEMGRADRAAMAAGVPGPVLMERAGAAVAAAALARWSPCPVAVLCGPGNNGGDGFVAAHLLAERGWPVRLALLGEVAALRGDAAWAASGWTAPVERLETGVLDGAGLVIDALFGAGLSRPLDGPAADIVGEIGRRALPLLAVDVPSGVRGDDGAVLGCAPRADLTVTFHRRKPAHVLLPGRLLCGEVVLADIGIPDGVVEAIAPRTWENGPRLWGARYPWPRPEGHKYSRGHALVLGGAVMTGAARLAARAALRAGAGLVTIAAPPETVTLYALSLPSAIVLPAPDGAAFEALLDDPRRNAVLLGPGAGPGEALATRVLAALARDRSGVLDADVFTSFAGGLEPLALRLHDRWVLTPHDGEFVRLFGPLPGSRLDRARAAARACGAVVLLKGADTVVAHPDGRAAVTTNAPPDLATAGSGDVLAGLIVGLLAQGMDGFDAACAGAWLHGEAGRAVGPGLIAEDLPEALPAVLRRLKADA
- a CDS encoding P-II family nitrogen regulator, which encodes METHRRKRVEIVVERARAPTILGRIRELGATGYTLIPDVSGQGHRGMMGGGEVFDTYRTVMILVIAHEDLARTLLAEIHALLENYTGIVYLSDVEVVRADHF
- a CDS encoding sodium-dependent bicarbonate transport family permease, translating into MSDLIQLGLTNLISPMVLSFALGFAAAVARSDLDIPEAVGRALAIYLMFAIGFKGGAALAANGAGGGVVAAMLAALLLSAALPFLAYALLRALTRIGPVDAGAVAAHYGSISIVTFVTGSQFVTGQGIGYEGYLVAMMALMETPAIVSGLFLARRALARQGGTVPGAARKDAFLSQELLREILLNASVVVLVGGFLIGWATGERGMLMVKPFVADIFNGVLCLFLLDMGLVAARQLRSVKALSAPLLAFGLYMPLLGAAAGLGTAWLLGLSLGGATLLAVLTASASYIAVPAAMRLALPQANPAVYVTLSLVITFPFNVVVGIPLYFAAARALGFV
- a CDS encoding P-II family nitrogen regulator, which gives rise to MKKIEAIIKPFKLDEVKEALHEVGIKGITVTEAKGFGRQKGHTELYRGAEYVVDFLPKVKIEIVMDDVLVDRAIEAIQQAAHTGRIGDGKIFVTPVEEVIRIRTGERGSDAI